The following is a genomic window from Prunus persica cultivar Lovell chromosome G7, Prunus_persica_NCBIv2, whole genome shotgun sequence.
TAAAATTGGATCCAAATAACATTTCTGAAGTTGGATAAAATGATATTGGAAAACCTTCGGGTTATGGATATATAGATACTGGTTTATGAACAGCTTGTAATGacttatttttctctgttCTGTTCTCGACATGTTCCATGTGTGATGTTTCTATTGGTAATAAACAGATGATACCATAGCTATCTTAATGGCATTTCAAACTCCAGAGTTGGAAGTCTTGGGGTTGACAACAATATTTGGTAATGTTACCACAGAAGATGCCACTCGCAATGCCTTGCTTCTGGTATGTACTTGTATCAGTTGATTTCCGTCTTCTTGTAGACTGAGCCTTTTTAATGTCTTTGGGCCTGTCTTGTCTAGTGTCTatcctttttttcccttcatttTTTTAGTGTGTTCATGATCAattagtattttgaatgtgcAAAAGGATAGTGTGAGATCGCAGGGCATCCAAGTTTGCCTGTGGCGGAGGGAAGCCCTGAGCCTTTGAAggtaatattttgatataCATTTCATCATTTAAGTACCCTTCACCTCCTCCCAATGCCTCCGTTAGTTTCCTAATCGAACTTACTTTATTTAGTTTATCGTAACTATGTTTCATTCTTGAAAAAAGGGTGGAAGGCCACGTGTTGCTGACTTTATACATGGTTCTGATGGATTGGGGAACATATTTCTACCTCCTCCAGAAAGAAAGCAAATTGAAAAGAGTGCTTCTGAATTTTTAGTTGATATGGTCTCCGAATATCCTGGAGAAGTATCTATACTTGCCCTTGGTCCCTTGACAAACTTAGCACTGGTAAGTTGAAGTATCATTTTTCCGTTTTTGTGTTTGCCTTGAGCTTCTGAATTCTTATTAGCCTTCCCTAATATGTGCATCGTTCCTTGCTTAGGCAATCAAAAGAGATTCTTCCTTTGCGAAAAAGGTCAAGAGGGTGGTCGTACTTGGTGGTGCTTTCTTTGCACTGGGAAATGTAAATCCTGCTGCGGAAGCAAATGTAAGGGCCACCTCTTTCTGCCACAATGATCCTAATTATAGGCAGTAGTCACAAAACTTAGATAACGGATCGccatattatattatgttttatCGCGACGAAAAcattttcttgaaaattttcttgGGATTTGTTTCCATCCCTGTGGCCTACTTTCAGCTCTTGTACTTGTATAACTGCAGTTAGTTGTTGCTAACACTGTTCTCTCATTTCCCTTTTCTGAAGGGAAAGAATGTTATTGCACTAAAAGTAGCGAGTATAATATTAAAATGTTCCATCATCTCAACGAATTGTACATGATGACACCAGTCTCTGACTTGCAGATTTATGGAGACCCGGAAGCAGCAGATGTTGTGTTTACATCTGGGGCAAACATTACTGTTGTTGGAATAAATATTACAACCCAAGTTCAATTTACAGGTGGAATACCAGTTTATAGTTTGTTTAACTTTTCAACCATCATCTTGTACTGTTTTAAGGGAAGTATTTCGGTTTCAGATGATGACCTCCTTCAACTGCGTCAATCTAAAGGAAAGCATGCTCAGCTGATAAGCGACACGTGCAAATTCTACAGAGATTGGCATGTTAAATCTGATGGTGTTCATGGTAACTTATTTATGCAATAACCCCAACACTTAGTTcaatagtttttattttctttcatttcgtGTCtgatacaatacaatacatcTCAATGGCTCTCTGACATTGTTTCAGGGATTTTCCTTCATGACCCGGTCAGTTTTGTAGCACTAGTCCGTCCTGATCTCTTTACATACAAGAAGGGGGTTGTGAGGGTTGAAACTCAGGGCATCTGTGTTGGGCACACACTGATGGATCAAGGACTTAAAAAGTATGAGCCGATTATTATACTCTTGTGAAAATCCTATTTCTGTTAGATGCCATTTTGATAATTGTGTTTGCTCTATTACAGTTGGAATTCAAGCAATCCATGGACAGGCTATTCCCCTGTTGAAGTTGCTTGGACAGTGAAAGTGGATGAAGTCCTCGATTATATAAGAAGTCGATTGATAAAATCATGAAAGCTGTGGGATTATGTAACTGCAATCCAAATGTCaataaaaagacaaattgTAAAATGAAAGTTGGGTTGCTTCTTGTTACCGACGAAAATCGcttcatggattttctttccttcttagAGGTAGTAAAGAGCGAGCTCGCCTGTGCAACCTTCCCCTTCAATATCCAGAACTTGTAAAACATTTGCAAAATATTGTCCAATTAGCTGTTAATGAAAGTTGTCAACATGTTGGAACTTTTGTGCAATCAGATTCTTGAGCCATTTGGTTTTCCGCACATGATGTGATGGTTGACGTGTAAATTAAGAGTTGGTCATAATGATCGATATGATAAACACATATCAATCGATTAGAAAATATGGTTCCTTGAACAATTTGGTTTCCCCATCggttgaatatatatattttactcAACCACTTGGCTGACGTACAATTACTCTGTTTCTTCTCAAGCAAACTTTCCAAAGCTTTTTTCTTCGATACTTTGAACCTTAAGAAATCTAACGCCAGTCCATTCCTGTCTATGTGACTGCCCAACtgctaaaatataaatatggtttgaatattttgggttgattttattcttcttcataaGGAGATATATAGGAGTTTGCATGAGAGTTTTATAAGGAATTAGACacagtaaagaattaggaaagtatctcctaattgtacaatgatttatcacttatataaGAATTGGAGCAGTGGTGGATTCTCAATTCTCCTCATGGctgttgaaaaatataagtcatGTTCTCGAAACACAACATTTATAGAGGTGAAGACCTTCTGACTAGGAGGATGATAACATCGGTATCCTTTTTGATGGGGTGCATAGCCAATGAAAACACATTTTTCGGCTCGGGGATCCAATTTACTTCGTTGGTGATCATGTAAgtgaaaaaatacaacacaaccaaaaattCGGGGTTCCAGGTTTGAGGTGAGAGGTGTTTGGATATGGTGGTGAAGTGTTTGAAGTGGTGTTTGAAAATTTAGGATACTAGAGGGAATCTGATTGATAAGGTATGCTGCAGAGACGACTGCTTCACCCTAAAAGAATCGTGGCATATTGGCACCAAAGAGAAAGCACGAACGACTTCCAATAAGTgtctgttcttttttttagCCACCCCATTCTGTTGGGGAGTGTAAGGGCATAAGCGTTGATGTATGATGTTATGATCTTGTAAGAACTCGTTAAGATCttggttgagaaattctccGCCATTGTCAGAAcgaagaacctgaattcttGCATGAAACTAAGTCTTCATCATTTGATAAAACTGTTGAAACCTGGAACTGACTTTTCCTTTAGTTTTGATTAGGGAAACCCAAGTCATGCGTATGCAATCATCTAGAaaagtgacaaaccatcgCGCCCTTGCCGAAGTGGCAATTTTAGCGGGTTCCCAAACATCATAATGAACAAGGAAAAACGGAACCAAACTCTTATTTTGAACTTAATGGGAACGGGGCACAATGACTCTTAGCCAATTTAGCCAATTCACACGTATCACACTAGAAGCTAGAAAcatcaaaattggaaaataatgatggaaacaaCTTCTTAAGATAACCGAACGAGGCATGCCAAGACGTTtatgccataaccaaattttgtctctctccccctcaGAACGAGTTCCACTAGTTCTGAAAGCTTGACCAACCTTGACCTCATTATCCGGTACCCAGTCCAAGTAGTAGAGTTTGCCCCGTCGAGTACCACAACCAATCGTCTTTCCTGTGAGGATGTCCTGAAAAACACAATAATTCGGCCAAAATGTTACGGTACATCCCAAAGTAGTAGTAAGTTGTGCAACAGATAACAAGTTATGGtctaaagatggaacaagtaatacAGAATCCAGATGTAGGGAAGTAGAGAGATATAGAGAACCCTCCCCAACCACATGGGAGGGGGTACCATAAGCATTAGACACTGCCGACAGAGTGGATGATTTGCGACTAATAGGTTGGCTACGATCAAAAGTCATGTGATTCGTAGCACCCGAGTCGATAATCCATTGGGGACTTTTGAGATGACGTATGAAAAGTAGAACCTTTAGTGGTGGCGATAGAAGCATGAGTCCAAGTAGCTGGGTCAGCAGGATTGACTACATGCTTCTTTGACTCTGCAATAAGTGGGAGAATCGTAGGGGTTCTTGACATTGCAATGGAAGTAAGATGTGATATGAGAATGGGACAAATTGTGATTTGATGAATTTGATGTATGAATTTGATGCAAGAATTGGATTTGAGAAGTATGTGTATAAGATTTGAGAGTATGTGTTTGGGATTTTGATaagaggattttttttttaaaaaaaaatttatttatttagattgataagaggatttgagggatttggatttgggaaaaaaatatgaggaatttgatttaggggtttggatttgaatatgagaaatttgagataaggGTTTAGAGACAACATATGAtcgattgctctgataccatgctaaaatataaatatagtttgaatactttgggttgattttattcttctctataaggaggtatatataggagtttacatgagGGTTTTAtaaggaattagatacagtaaaaaattatgaaagtatctcctaattgtacaataatttatcatttatataaaaatatgaaaataaatcccttaattaatcaaaaaaaatttattaattaggagactcacgtcaacaccAACTGCGTGCTTTGTTTGGATGATAATCCTGCACTGATTGAGTCGAACATTCACTCTCTGTATTGTTTTATGCGGTACCAGTTATCTGGTTCCTAATAATTGAGTCcaaatgataaaatatacaaatcATGGCTACCCCAAATGTTTTCTAAGAttatatttcaattatttgCATGGGTACCAAAATACACACACGCATGAAGTAGGCATAATTGCATCTTAGCAATTCTGAACATTTAGTATAAACATTTCAACGACACATTACAATTATGgtaagaacagaaaaaaaaaagatttgtaATTAGAAATTCAAAATAGTCATCTTGCACTCCGTTTTGTTTTCATCTATTCATTAAGGAGGAGTGCAGACTGACTATTTTAAAGTGTCAATAATAACTATCTCTTTTTATCGATGAATACTCGGACACAACCTATAAGGGTAGTATCGGGTTGTTAGAGATAGATATGTTATTTGATATAAACCATGGTCCATTGCCACATCCTTTTGTTGTCTTATGTAGTGTTTAATACCTATTTACAATCGTCATGTAGCTAATTAATCAATCTATCGGGCGGCAGAAGATATAGTTTTCGAgtatttcataatttcattgacAAATAAGACATATTTCCACATTATATATCTCAACGAGGAAGTAAGGTTTCACAATATATATCTTTGACTAAATCACCCTCTCAGCCACCATTGTTGTTAATATGTCTTTATTGTCTGTACGAGGGAAGAAATTCTAAGCACCACCTCCCCTAGAAGACgagcaagaaaaagaagataacaAAGAGAAGCAGGTGCCAAACAAAACCTAAAGTCCAAACCCCATTTAATAAAAGCAGTTTAACCAActctttctcctcttctttATTCCTAATTGAGAGAACCGTTTCAACTCCCTCCATGAACTGTACCCACTCCAACCACCAAAGAAAAGAACCCTTCTCTTAAATAACACCATATGAACACACCTCTCCATGTAccataattcaattcaaatcTTAGGAAAAATCAACTCAACTTAAAAgccttgagaagccaaaagtGTCAGCAGCATGGTGTGTGTTGTGTGTTCACCGGCCGCAGTGGCAGAGAGGATTTCTTGGTATTGTGCTTTGTTCTTGGGGGTGATGCTGGTTCTGAGCTGCTTCGAATCGTTATCGAGCGAAAACGAGTACAGGGTGAGGACGATCCAACTTCAAGTTGATCGTTTGAACATGCCGTGTGATGAAATTTATGTGGTTCATGAAGGAGAGACACTGCAAACAATCAGTGAAAAATGTGGTGACCCTTACATTGTTGAAGAGAATCCACATATTCATGACCCTGATGATGTTTTCCCTGGCTTGGTCATTAAGATCACTCCATTCAAACTAAGGTAGAGCATtacttgattttcttttctcctttcaAATTGTAAGTTTCTGTAGTAAAAGAAAAGTGCTACACAACCCAACTTTTCATCAACCTGACGCCTAAGATTCGGAAGATGGCGGGCTAGAAGCATCGTTACCTCGTCGACCTCTATGTTTCTCAGAAAGAATTCAGAGGTGGAGTTTGTACATGTGTTGTTAAATTAATAGTTGATTTATATTCTACATAGAAATGTAGGTAAGATGCCATTCAGTTTGTGTTGTGGCTGAAATGGGCTAAGCTAAGCTAGCATTATGCTTTGGTCAATTTAGGAGATTAATTCTGTAATTTCAAGCtgcccccccaaaaaaattagaatattGCACtttcttactttttctttttcttctttttcattagCAAATTTAAATATGAACCAAATCCTGCAAAGAAGGGTGCGCTAgcaattttgagattttgtcGCCTACTTccattagtttatactttatgAGCTTGTTTGGTACGCCTccctaatttggattggcttgGATTAAAAAATTATCCCATGTTTGTTGTCAtttgattatattttaaaatgggATTAATAATCatatgtgaaaattatgtgtataataagtgaattttgtgtgtattactgaaaattttgtaaaaaaaacatgtcttaaacatgaaaaatatgtatgtataaaaaaaagtgtattgtacgtttgattttaaaaaatatatattttaccgTGTATTTTACCGAAAATGGAAGAATGATTGAAAAATAGATACGTATGTGTATAATGCAATTATTAAACGGgaaatgctaaattctttatacgggtaataactctgaaaaagttaaaaatcaaaaggagaCAATAGAGACTCGGGTAATGGcataatagtaatggataatgctctaaactactcttatcgataaaacgaaaataaggaaaaaacaaatatttaaaaaaataaaaaaataaaaaccccccagtatagccgttcggctatactatttattaaaacaaaattcaaaaacaaagacctagtatagccggacggctatactatatatacaaACAGAATAATATTGAAGAAACATTGTACAACAGAAACTGTGGCTGTGACTATATAGATCCATATGTGGATTGCTCTTGTAAATTTCCATAGTTGAACTTGAGCATCAAGTTATACGTCAACTGGATCAAAAGATTTGAGCAACTCAGTTATCAGGTCCTGACGATTTGATGATTTTGTAGTCCAAATATGTTTATCAGGATTTTCTATATCTGAATTAACACATCAACAAGACAACTTAGCTATGCGTTTCAGATACTGATTACCACTTTACTCCTTAACCATAATTTATCTTCATTATTTACACCAGTGCTTAAATCAGTTTGTTTCAGTTCAGGATTTTCTTAATAATCTTTGGGTTTTATAATTGAATCATTTAGTACACAAGATGGTTTATTATGTCTTTGTAGTTAATCATTGATTTTGTCAGATAAAATGTATGTTTTGAAGATCtgtctgcctctctctctttctcatgaTTGAGCGTAACAATTTCAGGTCAGATGCAGCTGCAAAGCATATGGTAGCAGTCAGCAGCACTAATCTTACAGTATGGCAATggaaaaaaagtataaaaaaacaaaggatcCTAGTATAGCGGTGCGGTTATACgatttattaaaaaagaattgaaaaaaagaCCACGTGTGGCTGCGCTGCTTTACTGTTTAAATATCATTCTAtttaaaacgtatagccgtgtggctgtactatttattaataaaataaagaggaCTCAGTATAGCCGGGCTGTTATacggattttttattttattttcattaaatttaaaagagtatagccgcccggctagactatttattataaaataaaataataaaataaaagagaccCGCCTAGCGATTAGTTGGATCCACCATTCTTGTTAAGACTTTGACTATCGAGTATgagaggatttttttttttttaaaagaaaaacgtTCTGCCATACAAACTCTCTGCTTTTCTGCTTGAATTGTTGACAAGGAGAACAGGTAGTGCCAGCATCAGCTGCTGAGCCTGATTGGCGTCCTACTGTAAAATAATATCTcgtatatttttttgtgtgtttgcAATACAGAATAAGGCCAATATATAAAGCCAACAAGACTACCTAAGGAAGGTAATTTAAATCCTAAGTTAAGGGCACTAATTTGTACAAGCCTTAACAGAGAAGTTGACTATTCCTATACAAGGtaacaaataatatattttgtaaTCTTTCCATATCTTCAATATTCCCCCTCAAGCTGGAGTATGGAGATCAAGAATACCCAGC
Proteins encoded in this region:
- the LOC18770778 gene encoding uridine nucleosidase 1 produces the protein MTNTHGVVLDGERDGVLDCQLKREKLIIDTDPGIDDTIAILMAFQTPELEVLGLTTIFGNVTTEDATRNALLLCEIAGHPSLPVAEGSPEPLKGGRPRVADFIHGSDGLGNIFLPPPERKQIEKSASEFLVDMVSEYPGEVSILALGPLTNLALAIKRDSSFAKKVKRVVVLGGAFFALGNVNPAAEANIYGDPEAADVVFTSGANITVVGINITTQVQFTDDDLLQLRQSKGKHAQLISDTCKFYRDWHVKSDGVHGIFLHDPVSFVALVRPDLFTYKKGVVRVETQGICVGHTLMDQGLKNWNSSNPWTGYSPVEVAWTVKVDEVLDYIRSRLIKS